In the Candidatus Electrothrix sp. GW3-4 genome, one interval contains:
- a CDS encoding HD domain-containing protein has product MRVPGVATCIALVEQYKMLPNIRRHSLLVARIAELLAQQLHERLPEGQVPDQDLCVNGALLHDIAKTPCLKEGCDHAATGAEICQRHGYPEIAEIVAGHVILQDFSPERYRQGLFLAQEIVYYADKRVRHDTIVSLDERLEYILENYGGNDERVQGLIRDNFSRCEQLEDVLFTFLDFFPEQLDRKVKQHAGQSSLAGLSFEATCSEQGVV; this is encoded by the coding sequence TGCGCGTTCCAGGGGTTGCTACCTGCATTGCTTTGGTGGAGCAATATAAGATGCTGCCAAATATCCGTCGGCACTCCTTACTTGTTGCCCGGATTGCCGAGCTGCTTGCCCAGCAACTTCATGAGAGGCTGCCAGAAGGCCAGGTCCCTGATCAGGATCTCTGCGTGAATGGGGCCCTGCTCCATGATATCGCGAAAACGCCCTGCCTGAAGGAGGGGTGTGATCATGCTGCAACCGGGGCAGAGATCTGTCAACGACACGGGTATCCTGAGATAGCCGAGATCGTGGCTGGCCATGTGATTCTCCAGGACTTTTCTCCAGAGAGATATAGGCAAGGTCTTTTTCTGGCCCAAGAGATTGTCTACTATGCGGATAAGCGGGTCCGGCATGACACCATTGTTAGTTTGGACGAACGCCTGGAATATATTCTGGAAAATTATGGGGGAAACGACGAGCGCGTTCAGGGATTGATACGGGATAACTTCAGCAGGTGTGAGCAGCTTGAGGACGTTCTCTTTACCTTTCTTGATTTTTTTCCTGAGCAATTAGACCGCAAGGTTAAACAGCATGCTGGTCAGAGCTCTTTAGCTGGACTGTCTTTTGAGGCGACTTGCTCAGAGCAGGGCGTGGTCTGA
- a CDS encoding ribonuclease Z, whose translation MEIFFLGVGETCDTAHGNSSSILTTNNGTRILLDCGFTVPHQYFRIVEDPTRLDYIWISHFHGDHYLGLPLLFLRLWQMGRTKPLAIVGQKGIEEWVMKLLEMAYPTFSQKIGFSFKFHVISPRATAHIAGMEWSTALTQHTQYNLGLLLKDGSKKLYYSGDGRANTRVRRLIRGCDFAIHESFNMVDTYPYHGSITSTLKLADEMDIGQVALVHLEHSLRKNEIDTIKRIVQDRPNTLLPVAGDRLSF comes from the coding sequence GTGGAAATTTTTTTTCTCGGTGTCGGAGAGACCTGTGACACAGCGCACGGCAACAGCTCCTCTATATTGACAACAAATAATGGAACCAGGATATTACTGGATTGTGGCTTTACGGTGCCGCACCAATACTTCCGTATTGTAGAGGACCCAACCCGGCTGGATTATATCTGGATCTCTCATTTTCACGGCGATCATTACCTCGGCCTTCCCCTGCTCTTTCTCCGTCTCTGGCAAATGGGCCGGACAAAACCACTGGCCATTGTTGGTCAGAAAGGTATTGAAGAATGGGTTATGAAACTGCTGGAAATGGCCTATCCTACCTTCAGTCAAAAGATCGGTTTTTCTTTTAAGTTTCATGTTATTTCTCCAAGGGCAACTGCTCATATAGCAGGAATGGAGTGGTCAACAGCACTGACCCAGCATACGCAGTATAACCTTGGATTGCTGCTGAAAGATGGGAGTAAAAAACTCTATTATAGTGGTGATGGGCGGGCCAATACCCGGGTGCGAAGGCTCATCCGTGGGTGCGACTTCGCTATCCATGAATCATTCAATATGGTTGACACTTATCCTTATCATGGTTCTATTACCAGCACCTTGAAGTTGGCCGATGAAATGGATATAGGGCAGGTTGCCTTGGTGCATCTGGAACATAGTCTGCGAAAAAACGAGATTGATACCATAAAACGCATAGTGCAGGACAGGCCCAATACCCTGCTACCCGTTGCTGGTGATCGCCTGAGTTTCTAA
- a CDS encoding OmpA family protein codes for MTSRTLQVLTVLLLSLLILSMVPVAATAGGRKPQRPKAKPALRFDARDDASPKYIRMADNFFVFYDPSTAMAVPYKKTGMTRLEMSKQILLKSNAAMPDLRWQTGLYPHWKNVMWLPASPGSFQPYYALQNYDKDNFASALGELPVLSSGPPMLQMSLMKMEYLLGLPGRTEIFLFTNGEDARFKGIDEPAPLFQAEMLARKYDICYTIISSATTPEAERLLHKIAEVNDCSQVVDFDTVAAHPEYLFGRLYMTPDGLFDNVLFAFDKANIRRKYRGTLDRLGNYLLEHPTHYAVLSGFCDIIGTEKYNMRLSQRRAERAQKYLLDHFPALTKERILLYWYGYAHPVASNKTVAGRRLNRRVTIMIRKGF; via the coding sequence ATGACATCCAGAACCCTACAGGTATTGACAGTACTTCTTTTATCTCTGCTTATCCTCTCCATGGTCCCTGTTGCGGCAACAGCAGGAGGCAGAAAGCCGCAACGCCCCAAGGCAAAACCTGCTCTCCGCTTTGATGCAAGGGATGACGCGTCACCAAAGTACATCAGGATGGCGGATAACTTTTTTGTTTTTTATGACCCTTCCACAGCCATGGCAGTGCCTTATAAAAAAACGGGCATGACCCGCCTGGAGATGTCTAAACAGATTCTCTTGAAGAGTAATGCTGCTATGCCGGATCTGCGCTGGCAAACAGGTCTTTATCCTCATTGGAAGAATGTGATGTGGCTTCCTGCCTCGCCAGGCAGTTTTCAGCCCTACTATGCCTTACAGAATTACGATAAGGATAACTTCGCCAGCGCACTTGGGGAATTGCCGGTGCTCAGTTCCGGGCCCCCTATGCTGCAAATGTCCCTGATGAAGATGGAGTATCTTTTGGGGCTCCCTGGTCGTACGGAGATCTTTCTCTTTACCAACGGTGAGGATGCCCGTTTCAAGGGGATTGATGAGCCTGCTCCGTTGTTCCAGGCCGAGATGCTGGCCAGGAAGTACGATATCTGCTACACGATCATCAGCAGTGCAACCACACCAGAGGCGGAGAGATTACTCCATAAAATCGCTGAGGTGAATGACTGTTCACAGGTGGTTGATTTTGATACCGTTGCTGCTCATCCCGAGTATCTCTTTGGTCGCCTATATATGACACCGGATGGGCTTTTTGACAACGTCCTGTTCGCTTTTGACAAGGCAAATATCCGCAGGAAATACCGGGGAACCTTGGATCGGTTGGGGAATTATCTCTTGGAACACCCAACCCATTATGCTGTCCTCTCTGGATTCTGTGATATTATCGGCACGGAAAAATACAATATGCGTTTATCCCAGCGCAGGGCAGAGCGTGCGCAAAAGTATCTGCTGGATCATTTCCCGGCGCTTACCAAGGAACGTATCCTCCTCTACTGGTACGGGTATGCCCACCCGGTTGCCTCGAATAAGACCGTAGCTGGGCGACGCCTGAATCGTCGGGTCACCATCATGATTCGTAAGGGCTTCTGA
- a CDS encoding amidohydrolase, whose translation MTPDILLTDICLPDPFGDAPLKSNCCLAIQGDSICQIGPAHEFDALEAKRVIKGRGQLALPGLINGHCHAAMTLFRGLADDLSLADWLNNYIFPAEARYVQPDMVYWCSKLAAAEMIFSGTTTVADGYFHEHHAAKAFAETGLRAVAAQGVIDFPAPGVPDPEKKINHAAEFLTQWRSHPLIRPAVFAHSPYTCSPGTLVAAKELARSEKTLFFIHTAETEQEISMIHDKQGDSPVRHLHNLGLLDAGTVCIHAVWLDEQDLDILAETGAGIVVCPQSSLKLASGKAPLQAMLARGIRVGIGTDGAASNNRLDLIREMDSCAKLNKLRNLDPVAVPANTLVNMATQGGAAVLGLHRKIGRLEEGKHADIMLVNLDTPHLQPVHGSDLPLYAIQGSDVQTVLINGILVMQDRKILSFDLEETVEQVRRLAEQVKKSL comes from the coding sequence ATGACACCGGATATCCTGCTGACCGACATCTGCCTGCCCGATCCCTTTGGGGATGCGCCGCTCAAATCCAACTGCTGTCTCGCCATCCAGGGAGACAGTATTTGCCAGATCGGACCAGCACATGAGTTCGACGCGCTTGAGGCGAAAAGAGTTATCAAGGGCCGCGGCCAACTGGCCCTCCCTGGCCTGATAAATGGTCATTGTCATGCAGCCATGACCCTTTTTCGTGGCTTGGCTGATGATCTCAGTCTCGCAGATTGGCTGAATAACTATATCTTTCCTGCCGAGGCCAGGTATGTGCAACCGGATATGGTCTATTGGTGTAGTAAGCTTGCTGCCGCTGAAATGATCTTTTCCGGCACGACTACGGTTGCAGATGGCTATTTTCATGAGCATCATGCGGCCAAGGCTTTTGCCGAGACAGGTCTGCGCGCCGTTGCAGCCCAAGGTGTTATTGACTTTCCTGCCCCAGGAGTGCCTGACCCTGAAAAAAAGATTAACCATGCCGCTGAATTCCTTACTCAGTGGCGGAGCCATCCACTCATTCGTCCGGCAGTCTTTGCCCATTCGCCCTATACCTGCTCCCCAGGTACCCTGGTGGCGGCAAAAGAGCTTGCCCGTTCTGAAAAGACACTGTTTTTTATCCATACAGCGGAGACTGAACAGGAGATCTCGATGATACATGACAAACAGGGGGATTCTCCTGTTCGTCACCTCCATAACTTAGGTCTTCTTGATGCCGGGACGGTTTGTATTCATGCTGTCTGGCTGGATGAGCAGGATTTGGATATCCTTGCCGAAACCGGTGCCGGTATTGTGGTCTGTCCTCAAAGTAGTCTTAAACTGGCCTCTGGAAAAGCCCCGCTTCAGGCAATGCTTGCGCGCGGTATTCGGGTAGGAATCGGTACAGACGGGGCAGCAAGCAATAACCGCTTGGATTTGATTCGGGAAATGGATAGCTGTGCCAAGCTGAACAAACTACGAAACCTTGATCCCGTGGCAGTCCCAGCCAATACTCTTGTGAATATGGCAACCCAAGGAGGGGCTGCTGTTCTTGGACTGCACAGGAAAATCGGACGACTGGAGGAGGGAAAGCACGCAGATATCATGCTGGTCAATCTTGATACGCCCCATCTTCAGCCTGTGCATGGCTCGGACCTGCCCCTGTATGCAATCCAGGGCTCGGATGTTCAAACTGTGCTGATCAACGGGATTTTGGTGATGCAGGATCGAAAAATCCTCAGCTTTGATCTGGAAGAAACCGTTGAACAGGTCCGTCGACTGGCTGAACAGGTAAAGAAAAGTCTGTGA
- the malQ gene encoding 4-alpha-glucanotransferase, whose amino-acid sequence MNTSETSDQIPPASPQKSRFSSDTRSSGVLLHLSSLPSPFGIGDLGPESFAFIDFLAQSGQQYWQVLPLGPTNEIFGNSPYMSSSAFAGNPLFISPEQLIQDGLLSTADLPEHNFSEFLVDFAQVTAWKKGTLNKAWQTFQQQTAPAEQDRFFTKLIDTHHWLKMYSLFMALKQQFHQQGWMQWPQKIRCCQPEAIRRTTKELQKEIRYFQFEQYLFFRQWEKLHSYAQKKGIQIIGDLPIYVGLDSADVWAHQEIFTLSPQTGEPTHVAGVPPDYFSDTGQLWGNPLYRWQSKGAVQKKLLTWWQQRLQAILSTVDIIRIDHFRGFESYWSVPAEEETALNGSWKDGPGRSFFEEMKKQLGDLPIIAEDLGIITPAVEKLRDDLGFPGMKILLFAFDDDPENAYLPQNMSRNCVVYTGTHDNDTAVGWYLSKEVPREAKALARRYANCQDTDAGHFHKQMIYLAQSSVAALSILPMQDILGFGNDCRMNQPGTASNNWQWRCAPQFITKTLAAELKASTTLFGRLPAKKEEKAKNNIDNESERG is encoded by the coding sequence ATGAATACATCAGAGACTTCGGATCAGATCCCCCCGGCCTCCCCGCAAAAAAGTCGTTTTTCTTCAGACACCAGATCATCTGGTGTTCTTCTCCATCTCTCTTCCCTGCCAAGCCCCTTTGGAATCGGTGATCTGGGGCCGGAGAGTTTCGCCTTTATCGACTTCCTTGCCCAGAGTGGCCAGCAGTACTGGCAGGTCCTGCCTCTCGGTCCGACAAATGAGATTTTCGGCAACTCACCCTATATGAGCAGTTCTGCCTTTGCAGGCAACCCCCTGTTCATTAGCCCGGAGCAGCTCATCCAGGACGGCCTACTGAGCACAGCTGACCTGCCAGAGCATAACTTTTCTGAGTTCCTGGTCGATTTTGCGCAGGTCACAGCCTGGAAAAAAGGGACCCTCAACAAGGCCTGGCAGACCTTCCAGCAACAGACCGCTCCGGCTGAGCAGGATCGTTTTTTCACAAAGCTTATTGATACTCACCATTGGCTGAAAATGTACAGCCTCTTTATGGCCTTAAAGCAGCAGTTTCACCAGCAAGGCTGGATGCAATGGCCCCAAAAAATCCGTTGCTGCCAGCCGGAAGCTATCCGCAGGACAACAAAGGAATTACAGAAGGAGATTCGTTATTTCCAGTTTGAGCAATACCTTTTTTTCAGACAATGGGAAAAACTGCATAGCTATGCACAAAAAAAAGGGATTCAGATCATAGGTGACCTGCCTATTTATGTGGGCCTTGACTCCGCTGATGTCTGGGCTCATCAGGAAATATTCACTTTATCGCCTCAAACCGGAGAACCGACCCACGTGGCAGGTGTGCCCCCTGATTATTTCAGTGACACAGGACAACTCTGGGGGAATCCTCTCTATCGTTGGCAAAGCAAAGGAGCGGTGCAGAAAAAACTGCTCACTTGGTGGCAGCAACGCCTGCAGGCCATCCTGTCGACTGTAGATATTATCCGCATTGATCATTTTCGCGGCTTTGAATCCTACTGGTCCGTCCCGGCAGAAGAGGAAACCGCATTAAACGGCTCCTGGAAAGATGGTCCAGGCCGCTCCTTTTTTGAAGAGATGAAAAAACAGCTAGGTGACCTCCCGATCATTGCTGAGGATTTAGGCATCATTACCCCGGCTGTAGAAAAATTACGCGATGATCTGGGGTTCCCAGGCATGAAAATCCTCCTCTTTGCCTTTGACGACGATCCAGAGAACGCCTATCTGCCCCAGAATATGAGCCGCAACTGCGTGGTCTATACCGGCACTCACGATAACGATACTGCCGTGGGCTGGTACCTCAGCAAGGAGGTACCTCGCGAGGCCAAGGCATTAGCCAGACGTTATGCCAATTGTCAGGATACTGATGCTGGTCATTTTCATAAGCAGATGATCTACCTGGCCCAGTCCTCTGTGGCCGCGCTCTCTATCCTGCCCATGCAGGATATCCTGGGTTTTGGCAACGACTGCCGCATGAACCAACCTGGAACAGCGAGTAATAATTGGCAATGGCGCTGTGCCCCACAATTTATCACCAAGACCCTTGCCGCAGAGCTCAAGGCGAGCACGACATTATTTGGCAGGCTCCCGGCAAAAAAAGAAGAAAAAGCAAAAAACAACATTGACAATGAGAGCGAAAGAGGTTAA
- a CDS encoding sigma-70 family RNA polymerase sigma factor, translated as MLASIKEDLLKAGKDEGCITFSHLNELLPEDVKDPGAIEAVFDFLNAHNIEIVTVEDSGKKRTLSGEEWTGKEEFQDDDEHSGVAVAEEHESEETTTTYLREMGQFELLTPEEEAHYSRAIREGFNAIICAVREDASNVPEIKSLIDRIDLWERRDPTLKPKKQQLNYMRKCVEKAAANHQEQRELFELHTRLGAYNRSIETAKDCMIRANLRLVVSIAKRYMHQGLTLADLIQEGNLGLMRAVFRFDYTKGNKFSTYASWWIRQAITRAILDKTRTIRLPVHFLELRSQFFKAFYSLLKELGREPTPSEISEMTDLPMDKILAILEASREPISLETPVGDDDSTLGDFLENSESESPYDTVQNRELAGRVTEVLSTLTDREEKIIRLRFGIGEKAEYTLEEIGKKFNVSRERIRQIEKKALNRLRHSSRREKLRYFLD; from the coding sequence GTGCTGGCAAGTATCAAGGAAGACCTTCTTAAGGCCGGAAAGGACGAAGGGTGTATAACCTTCAGTCATCTCAATGAATTATTACCGGAAGATGTAAAAGATCCCGGAGCCATTGAAGCAGTTTTCGATTTTCTCAATGCCCATAATATTGAGATCGTCACTGTTGAAGACTCGGGAAAAAAAAGAACGCTTTCCGGTGAGGAGTGGACCGGGAAGGAGGAATTTCAAGACGACGATGAGCACAGCGGGGTTGCTGTTGCTGAAGAGCACGAGTCAGAAGAGACCACAACCACTTACCTGCGGGAAATGGGCCAGTTTGAGCTGCTCACCCCGGAAGAAGAGGCGCATTATTCCAGGGCAATCCGGGAAGGTTTTAATGCCATTATTTGTGCTGTTCGTGAAGATGCATCAAATGTGCCGGAGATCAAGAGCCTGATAGATCGGATTGATCTTTGGGAACGACGTGATCCTACCTTAAAACCCAAGAAACAGCAGCTCAACTATATGCGCAAATGCGTGGAAAAAGCTGCTGCCAATCATCAGGAACAACGTGAGCTGTTTGAGCTGCATACCCGATTAGGGGCCTATAACCGCTCTATTGAGACGGCAAAGGATTGTATGATCCGGGCCAACCTCCGTTTGGTGGTCTCCATTGCCAAACGCTATATGCATCAGGGCCTGACCCTGGCCGATCTGATCCAGGAAGGCAATCTGGGGCTGATGCGGGCCGTGTTCCGTTTTGACTACACTAAGGGCAATAAGTTCTCCACCTATGCCTCTTGGTGGATTCGCCAGGCCATTACCCGGGCGATCCTGGACAAGACCCGGACCATCCGTCTGCCGGTCCATTTCCTGGAGCTGCGGAGCCAGTTCTTTAAGGCCTTCTACTCCTTGCTGAAGGAATTGGGTCGCGAGCCGACTCCGTCGGAAATTTCCGAGATGACGGATCTGCCCATGGATAAGATCCTGGCCATCCTGGAGGCCTCCCGGGAGCCGATTTCTTTGGAAACACCGGTGGGGGATGATGATTCCACCCTGGGGGATTTTCTGGAGAACTCGGAATCCGAGTCGCCGTACGATACTGTGCAGAATCGGGAGCTGGCCGGTCGGGTGACTGAGGTCCTCTCCACCCTGACGGACCGGGAGGAAAAGATTATCCGGCTTCGTTTCGGGATCGGCGAAAAGGCCGAGTACACCCTGGAGGAAATCGGGAAAAAATTCAATGTGTCCCGCGAGCGTATCCGTCAGATTGAGAAAAAGGCCCTCAATCGCCTGCGCCACTCCAGCCGGCGGGAAAAACTCCGCTATTTTCTCGACTGA
- the mqnE gene encoding aminofutalosine synthase MqnE, with translation MDSLIQQAGLGDILAKVRAEERLSLEDGKHLFACPDILAVGYLANIVRERKNGNQAFFIYNQHINYSNICTNLCKFCAFGKEKGDALAYEMGIAEIKDKVRARQNEPITEIHMVGGIHPDLPYSYYLEALRGIKEVRPEVHIQAFTCVEIQHLADLSGQSVGDTLEELKAAGLGSLPGGGAEVFSPRIREMTCPDKLSGEGWLEVAKTAHQHGLHTNATMLYGHIETIEERLEHLDALRRTQDETGGFLTYIPLAFHPKNTAMTEHARTTGMEDLKNIAVARLMLDNFPHIKAYWVMIGPKLAQVALSFGADDLDGTVKEEHITRMAGGESEQALGHKALIRLIKEAGREPVERDTLYKVLGRF, from the coding sequence ATGGACTCTCTCATACAGCAGGCCGGATTGGGCGATATCCTTGCCAAGGTCCGGGCCGAAGAACGTCTCTCTTTGGAAGATGGCAAACATCTCTTTGCCTGCCCTGATATCCTCGCTGTTGGCTATCTTGCCAACATCGTGCGGGAACGCAAAAACGGCAACCAGGCCTTTTTTATCTATAACCAACATATTAATTATTCCAATATCTGTACCAATCTCTGTAAATTCTGCGCCTTTGGCAAAGAAAAAGGTGATGCGCTGGCCTATGAGATGGGGATTGCAGAGATCAAGGACAAGGTCAGGGCGCGGCAGAACGAGCCCATCACCGAGATCCACATGGTGGGTGGCATTCACCCGGACCTTCCCTATTCTTATTATCTTGAGGCCCTGCGCGGAATCAAAGAGGTTCGACCGGAGGTCCATATTCAGGCCTTTACCTGTGTAGAGATCCAGCACCTGGCTGACCTGAGCGGCCAGTCCGTGGGGGATACCCTGGAGGAGCTGAAAGCGGCAGGGCTGGGCTCCCTGCCCGGCGGGGGGGCCGAGGTCTTCAGTCCCCGCATCCGGGAGATGACCTGCCCGGACAAGCTGAGCGGGGAAGGGTGGTTAGAGGTGGCCAAGACAGCGCACCAACACGGCCTGCACACCAATGCCACCATGCTCTACGGCCATATTGAGACCATTGAGGAGCGGCTGGAGCATCTGGATGCCCTGCGCCGGACCCAGGATGAGACCGGGGGCTTCCTGACCTATATCCCCCTGGCCTTTCATCCCAAGAACACTGCCATGACCGAACATGCCCGGACCACGGGCATGGAGGATCTGAAGAATATCGCGGTGGCCCGTCTGATGCTGGATAACTTCCCCCATATCAAGGCCTACTGGGTGATGATCGGGCCCAAGTTGGCTCAGGTGGCCCTGTCCTTTGGTGCCGATGATCTGGACGGCACGGTCAAGGAGGAGCATATCACCCGGATGGCAGGGGGGGAGAGCGAGCAGGCCCTGGGGCATAAGGCCTTGATCCGGCTGATTAAGGAAGCAGGGCGGGAGCCGGTGGAGCGGGATACCCTCTATAAGGTATTGGGAAGGTTTTGA